The following coding sequences are from one Gossypium hirsutum isolate 1008001.06 chromosome A12, Gossypium_hirsutum_v2.1, whole genome shotgun sequence window:
- the LOC107928685 gene encoding NADH dehydrogenase [ubiquinone] flavoprotein 1, mitochondrial has protein sequence MVAQITSTTSQRITDSHHKHSKKYWPLDHLPPPFNQHFLFCTINLRCLDTVANHSPSSNSLFPFPPPLFLNFAVEPNRNNQGSSAKFHSMAPIKGILSLQRAALLRACGERWKLGTRSFSTQGATTAGAPQAPPPPPLPEKTHFGGLKDEDRIFTNLYGLHDPFLKGAMKRGDWYRTKDLVLKGADWIVNEMKKSGLRGRGGAGFPSGLKWSFMPKVSDGRPSYLVVNADESEPGTCKDREIMRHDPHKLLEGCLIAGVGMRATAAYIYIRGEYVNERKNLERARKEAYEAGLLGKNACGSGYDFDVHIHYGAGAYICGEETALLESLEGKQGKPRLKPPFPANAGLYGCPTTVTNVETVAVSPTILRRGPEWFASFGRKNNSGTKLFCVSGHVNKPCTVEEEMSIPLKELIERHCGGVRGGWDNLLAVIPGGSSVPLLPKHLCDDVLMDYDALKAVQSGLGTAAVIVMDKSTDIVDAIARLSYFYKHESCGQCTPCREGTGWLWMIMERLKVGNAKLEEIDMLQEVTKQIEGHTICALGDAAAWPVQGLIRHFRPELERRIRERAERELLEASA, from the exons ATGGTGGCCCAAATAACATCCACGACATCACAACGTATCACCGATAGCCATCACAAACACTCTAAGAAATATTGGCCGTTAGATCACTTACCACCCCCTTTCAatcaacattttttattttgcacCATCAATCTCCGTTGCTTAGATACCGTAGCCAATCATTCCCCATCTTCAAATTCCCTATTCCCTTTTCCTCCGCCCTTGTTTCTGAATTTTGCAGTCGAGCCGAATCGCAACAATCAAGGATCATCCGCGAAATTTCACTCTATG GCACCCATAAAGGGCATTCTTTCCTTGCAAAGGGCAGCTTTGTTAAGAGCTTGCGGTGAAAGGTGGAAACTAGGCACTAGATCATTTAGTACTCAAGGAGCAACAACTGCTGGTGCTCCACAGGcacctcctcctcctccactGCCTGAAAAAACCCATTTTGGTGGTCTAAAAGATGAAGACCGTATTTTCACCAACTTATATGGGTTGCATGACCCTTTTCTCAAAGGTGCCATGAAACGTGGTGACTGGTATAGAACCAAGGATTTAGTACTCAAGGGTGCTGATTGGATTGTGAATGAAATGAAGAAATCTGGACTTCGAGGACGTGGTGGTGCTGGATTTCCATCGGGCCTCAAATGGTCTTTTATGCCAAAAGTATCTGATGGTCGTCCTTCTTATCTTGTTGTCAATGCTGATGAAAGTGAACCTGGAACCTGTAAGGACAGGGAAATTATGCGGCACGATCCACACAAACTATTGGAGGGCTGCTTGATTGCGGGGGTTGGAATGAGAGCTACAGCTGCTTATATCTACATCAGGGGTGAATATGTGAATGAACGTAAAAACCTTGAAAGAGCTAGAAAAGAAGCTTATGAAGCTGGACTATTGGGCAAAAATGCATGTGGTTCTGGTTATGATTTTGATGTTCACATCCATTATGGTGCTGGTGCCTATATTTGTGGTGAAGAAACAGCACTTTTAGAGAGCCTTGAAGGAAAACAAGGGAAACCTAGATTGAAACCTCCTTTCCCTGCTAATGCTGGATTATATGGTTGTCCCACCACTGTCACAAATGTGGAGACAGTGGCTGTTTCGCCCACAATACTGAGACGTGGTCCTGAGTGGTTTGCCAGTTTTGGAAGGAAGAATAATTCCGGGACAAAATTGTTTTGTGTCTCAGGTCATGTCAACAAGCCTTGCACAGTTGAGGAGGAGATGAGTATACCACTTAAGGAGTTGATAGAGAGGCACTGTGGAGGTGTCAGAGGTGGATGGGACAATTTACTTGCAGTAATACCTGGAGGCTCATCTGTTCCACTTTTACCCAAGCACTTATGTGATGATGTCTTGATGGATTACGATGCACTCAAGGCTGTCCAGTCAGGACTTGGAACTGCTGCAGTAATTGTGATGGATAAATCAACTGATATTGTAGATGCAATCGCAAGGCTTTCATACTTCTACAAGCACGAGAGTTGTGGACAGTGCACACCCTGCAGGGAAGGGACTGGATGGCTCTGGATGATCATGGAAAGATTGAAAGTTGGGAATGCAAAGTTGGAAGAGATTGACATGCTTCAGGAGGTGACCAAGCAGATTGAAGGGCACACAATTTGCGCTTTGGGTGATGCAGCAGCTTGGCCTGTGCAGGGTCTTATACGGCATTTTAGGCCAGAGCTGGAGAGAAGGATTAGAGAGCGTGCAGAAAGGGAGTTGCTGGAGGCTTCTGCTTAA